A DNA window from Gillisia sp. Hel1_33_143 contains the following coding sequences:
- a CDS encoding NAD-dependent epimerase/dehydratase family protein, with amino-acid sequence MNSKKILIIGASGQIGSELSLKLRELYGNDNVVASDIKEGNEELMSSGPFEIADATDQPRIEALIEQYKITDVYLMAAMLSGTAEKMPMKAWDLNMNSLFIILNLAKEKKIEKVYWPSSIAVFGPTTPKQDTPQTTIMEPSTVYGISKQAGERWCEYYFNKYGVDVRSIRYPGIISYKTLPGGGTTDYAIEIFHEALKTGTYTSFLSENTSLPMMFMEDAIKATIDIMQAPAENIKVRSSYNLAAMTFTPKELASEIKKQMPDFKISYVPDFRQAIADSWPASIDDSEAKKDWNWDFEYDLEKLTTAMFEGLKVNAVKEN; translated from the coding sequence ATGAATTCTAAGAAGATATTGATTATTGGAGCTTCCGGGCAAATTGGAAGCGAACTGAGTTTAAAATTGAGAGAATTGTATGGCAATGATAATGTTGTTGCCAGCGATATTAAGGAAGGAAATGAGGAATTGATGAGCTCAGGACCTTTTGAAATTGCAGATGCAACAGATCAACCAAGAATAGAGGCTCTAATAGAACAGTATAAGATCACAGATGTGTATTTGATGGCGGCTATGTTAAGTGGAACAGCAGAAAAAATGCCAATGAAAGCCTGGGACCTTAATATGAATTCACTTTTTATCATATTAAATCTTGCAAAGGAGAAAAAGATAGAAAAGGTTTACTGGCCATCTAGTATTGCGGTTTTTGGACCCACCACTCCAAAACAAGATACACCACAAACTACCATTATGGAGCCAAGTACGGTATATGGTATAAGTAAACAAGCTGGAGAGCGCTGGTGTGAGTATTATTTCAATAAATATGGAGTAGATGTAAGAAGTATCAGATATCCGGGAATTATAAGTTATAAAACCTTGCCTGGAGGTGGAACTACAGATTATGCTATAGAGATCTTTCATGAAGCTCTAAAAACAGGAACTTACACTTCTTTCTTATCTGAAAATACCAGCTTACCAATGATGTTTATGGAAGATGCTATTAAAGCAACTATAGATATTATGCAAGCACCAGCAGAGAACATAAAAGTTAGATCTTCATACAATTTAGCAGCTATGACCTTTACACCAAAAGAATTGGCAAGTGAGATCAAAAAGCAAATGCCAGATTTTAAGATTTCTTACGTACCAGATTTTAGACAAGCAATTGCAGATTCTTGGCCGGCAAGTATCGATGATAGTGAAGCTAAAAAAGATTGGAATTGGGATTTTGAATATGATCTTGAAAAACTTACAACCGCTATGTTTGAAGGTCTAAAGGTAAATGCAGTTAAAGAAAACTAA
- a CDS encoding single-stranded DNA-binding protein, translating to MSTLRNTVQLIGYVGNDPEIVNLESGKKLAKFSIATNESYKNAKGEKITDTQWHNVVAWGKTAELIENYVPKGKEVGIEGKLTSRSYEDKEGVKRYITEVVCNELLLLGK from the coding sequence ATGAGCACTTTAAGAAACACAGTACAATTGATCGGGTATGTAGGTAATGATCCTGAAATCGTAAATCTTGAATCTGGTAAAAAATTGGCCAAATTCTCCATCGCTACTAATGAATCTTATAAAAACGCCAAAGGCGAAAAGATCACAGATACACAATGGCATAATGTAGTTGCCTGGGGCAAGACGGCCGAGTTGATAGAAAATTATGTTCCTAAAGGAAAAGAAGTAGGTATTGAAGGAAAACTTACTAGCAGAAGTTATGAAGATAAAGAAGGTGTAAAACGCTACATTACGGAAGTGGTTTGTAATGAACTTTTACTTCTGGGAAAATAG
- a CDS encoding M20/M25/M40 family metallo-hydrolase: MPKNAEDENIPLTQFSTQRAFKHVENISKQPHFVGSAAHSLVRNYIVNQLQDLGLEVQTQEGYSLNKKGELTRSQNILARISGDENSKALLLMTHYDSAGHSSFGASDAGSGVATILEGVRAFLAKNEAHKNDVILLFTDAEELGLNGAELFISKHKWAKDVGLALNFEARGSGGNSFMLLETNNGNAKLIQDFIKSKPEFPVTNSLAYSVYKMLPNDTDLTVLREQGNINGFNFAFIDDHFDYHSANDVAANLDPETLAQQGSYLMPLLNYFKDADLQDLNSSADLIYFSLPLGEIVSYPFSWILPMLLLGWVLFLGVLVYGFFKKRYTVKEVFKGAIPYFMSLIGGSLLVYLLWKFAMFVYLPYAEMENGFTYNGYYYIYAAIFVTLTICFLSYNLFKAEGRKAGLFVFPLFFWLLICTLVAFYLKGAAYFIIPIYFGALQLWVMIRQKSPNLLLMFLLSLPSLLLILPFVVSFPVALGLKILFVAAMLTVFLFALFLPVFGYFTRKKAMALLCFMVFNVMFVIAHFNADFSEDQPKPNSLVYLLDTDANKATWNSYDHLIDPWTQKYFGEDPVILPVEESNFSSKYGSKFSFKANAPVIEIEEPGVIFEKLKSVDSTSILSNYMLKIAPNRKINRMELYIDRKVDFEKFTVNDLEADSIYLGENAFHIFTNRWENKLLTYHAANQDTLRIKFSLKKEQQVPDFVLYESSYDLLKNDQLKVAPRNKDMMPRPFVLNDAVVLKKVISFKEKKNKQKKIN; encoded by the coding sequence ATGCCAAAAAATGCAGAAGATGAGAATATTCCTTTAACCCAATTTTCTACTCAAAGAGCCTTTAAGCATGTAGAGAATATCTCGAAACAGCCTCATTTTGTTGGAAGTGCGGCACATAGTTTGGTGAGAAATTATATCGTAAATCAACTTCAAGATCTAGGATTAGAAGTTCAAACTCAAGAAGGATATAGCCTAAATAAAAAGGGAGAATTAACAAGATCTCAAAATATTCTAGCTCGAATTTCGGGTGATGAAAACAGTAAGGCGCTGTTATTAATGACGCATTACGATAGTGCCGGCCATTCTTCTTTTGGAGCCAGTGATGCAGGCAGCGGGGTTGCTACAATTTTGGAAGGTGTAAGAGCTTTTCTTGCTAAAAATGAAGCGCATAAGAATGATGTCATTTTACTTTTTACAGATGCGGAAGAGTTAGGATTGAATGGAGCCGAACTTTTTATCTCCAAACACAAATGGGCAAAAGATGTTGGTTTGGCTTTAAATTTTGAAGCAAGGGGGAGTGGCGGAAACTCGTTTATGTTGTTAGAAACCAACAATGGGAACGCTAAGCTTATTCAAGATTTTATTAAATCTAAACCTGAATTTCCTGTAACAAATTCTTTGGCCTATTCGGTTTATAAAATGCTGCCAAATGATACCGATCTCACAGTGCTTAGAGAACAAGGCAATATCAACGGTTTCAATTTTGCCTTTATAGACGATCATTTTGATTATCACAGTGCAAATGATGTTGCTGCAAATCTTGATCCTGAAACCTTAGCGCAACAAGGGAGTTATTTAATGCCATTGTTAAATTATTTTAAAGATGCAGATCTTCAAGACCTAAATTCATCTGCAGATCTTATCTATTTTAGTTTGCCTTTAGGCGAAATAGTGAGTTATCCGTTCTCATGGATCTTGCCGATGTTACTTCTTGGCTGGGTCTTATTTTTGGGAGTTCTAGTTTACGGTTTCTTTAAAAAACGATATACAGTTAAAGAGGTTTTTAAAGGTGCTATTCCATATTTTATGAGTCTTATTGGAGGATCGCTCTTGGTATATCTGCTTTGGAAATTCGCTATGTTCGTGTATCTACCATATGCCGAGATGGAAAATGGATTTACTTATAATGGCTATTATTATATCTATGCCGCCATCTTTGTGACTCTAACAATTTGCTTTTTAAGTTATAATCTTTTTAAAGCGGAAGGCAGAAAAGCAGGTTTATTTGTATTCCCACTTTTCTTTTGGTTACTTATTTGCACTTTGGTAGCTTTCTACTTAAAAGGAGCCGCCTATTTTATAATTCCCATTTATTTTGGAGCACTGCAGTTATGGGTAATGATCCGTCAAAAAAGTCCGAATTTACTGTTGATGTTCTTATTAAGTCTACCATCTTTACTCCTTATTTTGCCATTCGTGGTGAGCTTTCCGGTAGCATTGGGCTTAAAGATCTTATTTGTAGCAGCTATGCTTACCGTGTTCTTATTTGCTCTTTTTCTGCCTGTCTTTGGATATTTTACACGGAAAAAAGCAATGGCATTATTGTGTTTTATGGTATTTAACGTGATGTTTGTGATCGCTCATTTTAATGCTGATTTTAGTGAAGATCAGCCAAAACCAAATAGTTTGGTATATTTATTAGATACAGATGCGAATAAGGCCACTTGGAATTCTTACGATCATTTGATAGATCCTTGGACGCAGAAATATTTTGGAGAAGATCCGGTAATTCTTCCTGTAGAAGAAAGCAACTTCAGTAGTAAATATGGAAGTAAATTTTCATTTAAAGCTAATGCTCCCGTGATTGAGATTGAAGAGCCGGGAGTGATTTTCGAAAAATTGAAATCTGTAGATTCTACATCGATTCTTTCTAATTATATGCTGAAAATTGCACCAAACAGAAAGATCAATAGAATGGAATTATATATAGATAGAAAAGTAGATTTTGAGAAATTTACAGTGAATGATCTGGAAGCAGATTCAATTTATTTAGGGGAGAATGCTTTTCATATTTTCACCAATAGATGGGAAAATAAATTACTTACGTATCATGCAGCAAATCAGGATACCTTAAGGATTAAGTTCAGTTTGAAAAAGGAGCAGCAAGTTCCAGATTTTGTGTTGTATGAATCTAGTTATGACCTTTTGAAAAATGATCAGTTAAAAGTAGCCCCAAGAAACAAAGATATGATGCCAAGACCTTTTGTTTTGAATGATGCTGTAGTTCTTAAAAAGGTGATCAGTTTTAAAGAAAAAAAGAACAAGCAGAAAAAGATTAATTAA
- a CDS encoding M13 family metallopeptidase, translated as MKKLSNAFFLSFLGAALVTGCKNDDKKMAVEEENHGINLSYMDTTVSPKEDFFRYVNGKWSDSTEIPDEYTTWGSFNELRKRTDEDALSLLEGAANSDSLDASGDQAKAVYMYQSIIDTVARNKKGVEPLKPYLAKIDAINNKQDLQAYLTEMQQYGGAGFFAFSISADAKDSNTNAAYLYPSGLGLPDRDYYVVKDASSEEIRTKYKTFVTKMLQYLGDSKEDAEKSAETILAFETSLAEPQLDKVDRRDARKTYNPMAIAQLQKEVSAIDWKKYLSEIGASKVDTIIVSQPKYMKALQKTFASNNVQDWKTYLKWNLFNDAANSLTSEIEKTNWDFYSGELQGAKQQRPLNERALQTVNGTIGEALGKLYVDKYFPAEAKEKAQEMIANVIKAYQNRINQVTWMSDSTKAKAIAKLETTRIKVGYPDDWKDYSSLEISSPKDGKGSLFQNLMNTAKWNVKEDMAKLGQPVDKNEWFMSPQIVNAYYNPSYNEIVFPAAILQPPFYDYKADAAVNYGGIGAVIGHEISHGFDDSGARFDAEGNLNNWWTDKDLEEFEKLGGSLAEQYSAIEVLDSVYINGKFTLGENIGDLGGVNAAYDGLQLHLKDHENPGKIDGFTPEQRFFLSWATVWRTKMRDEALRNRIKTDPHSPGMYRAYVPLQNIDAFYQAFNIEKGDKMYVAPENRVKIW; from the coding sequence ATGAAAAAATTATCGAATGCCTTCTTTTTGTCATTTTTAGGTGCCGCTCTGGTAACCGGTTGTAAGAACGACGATAAAAAAATGGCAGTAGAAGAAGAGAATCACGGGATTAACCTTTCCTACATGGACACTACGGTTAGTCCAAAAGAAGATTTCTTTAGATACGTAAATGGAAAATGGTCTGATTCTACAGAAATTCCTGATGAATATACTACATGGGGAAGTTTTAACGAATTACGTAAGAGAACAGATGAAGATGCACTTTCACTCTTGGAAGGAGCTGCAAATAGCGATAGTTTAGACGCTTCTGGCGATCAGGCTAAAGCTGTTTACATGTATCAAAGCATTATTGACACTGTTGCGCGTAACAAAAAAGGGGTTGAACCTCTAAAACCTTACTTGGCAAAGATAGATGCTATTAACAACAAGCAAGATTTACAAGCCTACTTAACTGAAATGCAACAATATGGTGGTGCTGGATTCTTCGCATTTTCTATAAGTGCAGATGCTAAAGATAGTAATACGAATGCCGCTTATTTATATCCTTCGGGATTAGGACTTCCAGATAGAGATTACTACGTGGTAAAAGATGCAAGTTCTGAAGAGATTCGTACCAAATACAAAACTTTTGTTACTAAAATGCTTCAATATTTAGGAGACTCTAAAGAAGATGCAGAAAAAAGTGCTGAAACCATCTTAGCTTTCGAAACTAGTTTGGCAGAACCGCAATTGGATAAAGTAGATCGTAGAGATGCTAGAAAAACTTACAATCCAATGGCTATAGCGCAACTACAAAAAGAAGTTTCTGCAATAGATTGGAAAAAATACCTAAGTGAGATTGGTGCTTCTAAGGTAGATACCATTATCGTATCTCAGCCTAAATACATGAAAGCATTACAAAAAACATTTGCATCCAACAATGTACAAGACTGGAAAACATATTTAAAATGGAATCTTTTTAATGACGCTGCTAATTCTTTAACTTCAGAAATAGAAAAGACAAATTGGGATTTTTATAGCGGTGAACTTCAAGGCGCTAAGCAGCAACGTCCATTAAACGAGCGTGCTTTGCAAACTGTAAATGGAACTATTGGAGAAGCTCTAGGAAAACTATACGTAGATAAATATTTCCCTGCAGAAGCTAAAGAGAAAGCTCAAGAAATGATTGCTAATGTAATTAAAGCTTACCAAAATAGAATTAACCAAGTTACCTGGATGAGCGATAGTACTAAAGCTAAAGCAATAGCAAAGTTAGAGACTACCAGAATTAAGGTTGGATATCCAGATGATTGGAAAGATTATAGCAGTTTAGAAATTTCTTCTCCTAAAGATGGTAAAGGTTCTCTTTTTCAAAATTTAATGAACACTGCAAAGTGGAATGTAAAAGAAGATATGGCTAAATTAGGACAGCCGGTAGATAAGAATGAATGGTTTATGTCTCCTCAAATAGTAAATGCATATTACAATCCTAGCTATAACGAGATTGTATTTCCTGCAGCTATTTTACAACCTCCTTTCTACGATTATAAAGCAGATGCTGCTGTAAACTATGGTGGAATTGGTGCTGTTATTGGACATGAGATCTCTCACGGATTTGATGATAGTGGTGCTCGTTTTGATGCTGAAGGAAACTTGAACAACTGGTGGACAGATAAAGATCTTGAAGAATTTGAAAAACTTGGAGGTTCTTTAGCTGAACAATACAGTGCAATTGAAGTATTAGACAGCGTTTATATTAATGGTAAATTTACTTTAGGTGAAAATATTGGAGATCTTGGTGGTGTGAATGCTGCTTATGACGGACTTCAACTTCACTTAAAAGATCATGAAAACCCTGGGAAAATTGATGGATTTACACCAGAACAACGTTTCTTCCTTTCTTGGGCTACCGTATGGCGTACCAAAATGAGAGATGAAGCGCTTAGAAATAGAATTAAAACAGATCCACATTCTCCTGGAATGTACAGAGCTTATGTGCCTCTTCAAAATATCGATGCTTTCTACCAAGCTTTCAATATTGAAAAAGGTGATAAAATGTATGTTGCTCCAGAAAACAGAGTTAAGATCTGGTAA
- a CDS encoding DUF4174 domain-containing protein, translating into MNTAQSQDLSKHHWEDRLILLLTEDLKNEDFTNQLQELKMGLKELEDRKVVVYQVYQHQMKVGFAEGAQWTTATNLYKKYDEKDSPFEFYLIGLDGKIKLKDYNCVSLDKILDLIDSMPMRKDKIRSKS; encoded by the coding sequence ATGAATACAGCACAATCACAAGACCTTTCTAAGCATCATTGGGAAGATAGGTTGATTTTATTGCTTACGGAAGATCTTAAAAATGAAGATTTCACCAATCAGCTTCAAGAATTGAAAATGGGATTAAAGGAACTGGAAGATCGAAAAGTAGTTGTTTATCAGGTTTATCAACATCAAATGAAAGTAGGTTTTGCAGAAGGTGCTCAGTGGACCACTGCTACCAATTTGTATAAAAAATATGACGAAAAAGATAGTCCGTTTGAGTTTTATCTAATAGGTTTGGATGGAAAAATCAAATTAAAAGATTACAACTGCGTTTCTTTAGATAAAATCTTAGATCTAATAGATTCTATGCCTATGAGAAAAGATAAGATCCGTTCTAAATCTTAA
- a CDS encoding nuclear transport factor 2 family protein, whose amino-acid sequence MKKLLLLLLLSFNFTLIYAQEINGAIQKEEINDVMEQWHHAAATTNFDKYFGLMAADGIFIGTDASENWQNDEFRNFAKPYFEKGKAWNFTTIERNIYLSNSDKTAWFDELLDTQMGICRGSGVLTKIDGAWKIRHYVLSIAIPNDNVSEITKIKKDFDSTYIAKHKQ is encoded by the coding sequence ATGAAAAAGCTGCTACTACTACTCTTATTATCATTCAATTTTACGCTGATATACGCTCAAGAAATTAATGGAGCTATTCAAAAGGAGGAGATAAATGATGTAATGGAACAATGGCACCATGCTGCTGCAACTACCAACTTTGATAAATACTTTGGATTAATGGCAGCAGACGGTATTTTTATTGGTACCGATGCTTCAGAAAACTGGCAAAATGATGAATTCAGAAATTTCGCAAAACCTTACTTCGAGAAGGGAAAAGCTTGGAACTTCACTACCATAGAACGCAATATCTACCTTTCTAATTCTGATAAGACCGCATGGTTTGACGAATTATTGGATACGCAAATGGGAATTTGCAGAGGATCTGGGGTCTTAACTAAAATTGATGGTGCTTGGAAGATTCGCCATTATGTACTTTCCATAGCAATTCCCAACGACAATGTCTCTGAGATTACCAAGATCAAAAAAGATTTTGACAGCACTTATATCGCTAAGCACAAGCAATAA
- a CDS encoding sigma-70 family RNA polymerase sigma factor, which produces METQKIWNWFNEELYFFILKKVKNKNAANDIFQNSFLKIHGNLHQVEEEEKIKAWVFQITRNEITNYFNQESKFKDVVNPDQENTITDYQHICCFDKFINNLPETYKEVIEMVYIDGKKQNEAAEKLTISLANVKARIRRGKAILKKNFNECCKYEIDKDGNLVGEPNCACCSDP; this is translated from the coding sequence ATGGAAACCCAAAAAATATGGAATTGGTTTAACGAAGAGCTCTATTTCTTCATTCTTAAAAAAGTGAAGAATAAAAATGCCGCGAACGATATCTTCCAAAATTCCTTTTTAAAAATTCATGGAAATCTACATCAGGTTGAAGAGGAAGAGAAAATAAAAGCTTGGGTTTTTCAAATTACCAGAAATGAAATTACCAATTATTTCAATCAGGAATCTAAATTCAAGGATGTTGTAAATCCTGATCAGGAGAACACTATAACAGACTATCAGCACATTTGCTGTTTTGATAAATTCATTAATAATCTACCCGAGACTTACAAAGAGGTAATAGAAATGGTTTATATCGATGGCAAAAAACAAAATGAGGCTGCAGAAAAACTGACTATTAGTCTAGCCAACGTGAAGGCTAGAATTAGACGTGGAAAAGCTATTCTGAAGAAAAATTTTAATGAGTGCTGTAAATATGAAATAGATAAAGACGGAAATTTAGTTGGAGAACCAAATTGCGCCTGCTGTTCTGATCCCTAA
- a CDS encoding DEAD/DEAH box helicase has translation MSFKKLNTPLMEALERLGFEEPLPFQKKILPKIKSGSNLFIVGKEGSGKTSAMIISVIQKLKGEAFEDAPRALIFVEDKTAAVELEEKFKTFTRRTDLRVYAAFDEPNIDNQKEDIYDGIDILIATPKRLFQLFKITGVNVSQLQMFIVEDAAFLIRNSAYNDVVRIPQSIPKCQYLVFADRMDPKIERLKDTFMEYSQVVSYKGE, from the coding sequence ATGTCATTTAAAAAGCTAAACACTCCGTTAATGGAGGCCTTAGAAAGATTGGGTTTTGAAGAACCTCTACCATTTCAGAAGAAAATATTACCTAAGATAAAAAGTGGGTCTAATCTTTTTATAGTAGGTAAAGAGGGAAGCGGAAAAACTTCAGCAATGATCATAAGTGTTATTCAGAAATTAAAAGGAGAAGCTTTTGAAGATGCGCCACGAGCGTTGATATTTGTTGAAGATAAGACTGCCGCAGTAGAACTGGAAGAGAAGTTTAAAACTTTTACCAGACGCACAGATCTAAGAGTATATGCCGCTTTTGATGAACCTAACATAGATAATCAAAAAGAAGATATTTACGACGGTATCGATATTTTAATAGCTACGCCAAAAAGGTTGTTTCAGTTATTCAAGATTACGGGTGTTAATGTAAGTCAGTTGCAAATGTTCATTGTTGAAGATGCCGCATTCTTAATTAGAAATAGCGCTTATAATGATGTGGTGAGAATTCCACAGAGTATTCCTAAATGTCAGTATCTTGTCTTTGCTGATAGAATGGATCCTAAAATTGAACGTTTGAAGGATACCTTTATGGAATATTCTCAGGTGGTTTCTTATAAAGGAGAATAA
- a CDS encoding cold-shock protein: MEGTVKFFNESKGYGFITNDETGRDIFVHVTGLNGESLNEGDKVEYVEEEGRKGLTAGQVRLIND, from the coding sequence ATGGAAGGTACAGTTAAATTTTTCAATGAGTCTAAAGGATACGGATTCATTACTAACGACGAAACAGGAAGAGACATCTTCGTACACGTTACAGGACTTAATGGTGAGTCTTTAAACGAAGGAGATAAAGTTGAGTACGTTGAAGAAGAAGGAAGAAAAGGATTAACCGCTGGTCAAGTGCGTTTAATCAACGATTAA
- a CDS encoding CBS domain-containing protein, which yields MGIKSFQGQRAVPEKLQSAPILVSDYMTTNLITFRKEQLVVEVMESLIKNKMSGAPVVNERNELVGIISDGDCMKQISESRYYNMPIGDMQIEKFMATDVPTIDKNVNIFDCASLFYKHDCRRFPIVEDGKLIGQISRKDILCAALKLRGQNWHC from the coding sequence ATGGGGATAAAAAGTTTTCAAGGACAACGGGCAGTGCCCGAAAAATTACAAAGTGCCCCTATATTGGTTTCAGATTATATGACTACAAATTTGATCACCTTTAGAAAAGAGCAATTGGTGGTGGAAGTGATGGAGTCTTTAATAAAGAACAAAATGTCTGGAGCTCCTGTGGTAAATGAGCGCAATGAACTTGTAGGTATTATATCTGACGGAGATTGTATGAAACAGATCTCTGAAAGCAGATATTATAACATGCCTATTGGTGACATGCAAATAGAAAAATTTATGGCTACAGATGTGCCAACCATAGATAAAAATGTCAATATTTTTGACTGTGCCTCTCTTTTCTATAAGCACGATTGCAGAAGATTTCCAATTGTAGAAGATGGCAAATTAATAGGCCAGATAAGCCGAAAAGATATTCTTTGTGCTGCCTTAAAATTAAGAGGTCAGAATTGGCATTGCTAA
- a CDS encoding NAD(P)H-binding protein — translation MKISILGCGWLGLPLAKRLLEEGHIVKGSTTDRDKLSKLTQEGITPYEIKIYVEGIQGDITSFLSDAELLIIDIPPGLRNDPDVNFIGRIGRLKDYIEKSGVSKVLFVSSTSVYEDEEIFPKYTEMDRANAESNASKQLISAEEHLRASESYKTTIVRFGGLFGPGRHPVTYLAGKIGIKNPDAPVNMIHQSDCIEIISKIIENEAWDEIFNAVYHEHSSKEAYYTQQAQERKITMPQFDKETPSKGKVVDSINLKEILGYSFKHDLFSPLEEA, via the coding sequence ATGAAAATATCAATACTAGGATGTGGTTGGTTAGGACTGCCCTTAGCTAAAAGATTGCTGGAAGAAGGACATATTGTTAAGGGTTCCACCACAGATAGAGATAAATTAAGCAAATTAACTCAGGAAGGGATCACACCTTATGAAATAAAGATCTATGTAGAAGGAATACAAGGTGATATAACCTCTTTTCTTTCAGACGCAGAACTATTAATAATAGACATTCCACCTGGTCTTAGAAATGATCCGGATGTTAATTTTATTGGAAGAATAGGGAGGTTGAAAGATTATATAGAAAAATCTGGAGTAAGCAAAGTACTTTTTGTGAGCTCGACTTCTGTTTATGAAGATGAAGAAATATTTCCTAAGTATACAGAAATGGATCGTGCAAATGCAGAAAGCAATGCTTCTAAGCAACTGATAAGTGCGGAAGAGCATCTTAGAGCTAGCGAATCTTATAAAACCACCATTGTTAGGTTTGGCGGATTATTTGGTCCAGGAAGGCATCCTGTAACATATCTTGCCGGAAAAATTGGAATTAAGAATCCGGATGCTCCTGTTAATATGATTCATCAAAGTGATTGTATAGAGATTATCTCAAAAATCATTGAAAATGAAGCATGGGATGAAATTTTTAATGCGGTGTATCACGAGCATTCCAGTAAGGAAGCTTATTATACGCAGCAAGCACAAGAAAGAAAAATCACAATGCCTCAATTTGATAAAGAAACACCGTCGAAAGGTAAGGTAGTAGATTCTATAAATCTAAAGGAGATATTAGGCTATTCATTTAAACATGACCTTTTTTCTCCTTTAGAAGAAGCGTAA
- a CDS encoding MBL fold metallo-hydrolase: MKKIITSILITIAPFIGNAQDKEEVNIKIVPVSENISMLVGQGGNIGILTGEDGTIMIDDQFARLSEKIMASIKTLSDKPVKYLVNTHFHGDHTGGNANFQEQGALILAHDNVRKRLASDEKNTDGKGLPIITFNSDVTLHLNNNDILITHVHNAHTDSDALVYFPTSNVLHTGDTFFNGSFPFIDLKSGGSIDGDIAAAEMGLKLINKQTKIIPGHGDLATYEDYSKNLTMLKGLRENVQKAIDSGKDKDAIIKDESLTSAFYSDEEVKDGFINGPKIRETIYMSLSEPKSEDETESRK, from the coding sequence TTGAAAAAAATAATTACCTCCATTTTAATCACTATCGCGCCATTTATTGGGAATGCTCAAGATAAAGAAGAAGTGAACATCAAAATAGTTCCGGTAAGCGAAAATATTTCTATGTTGGTAGGGCAAGGTGGAAATATTGGAATTTTAACAGGGGAAGACGGCACGATCATGATCGATGATCAATTTGCACGACTTTCTGAAAAAATTATGGCTAGTATAAAAACATTAAGTGATAAGCCCGTAAAATATCTGGTAAATACTCATTTTCACGGAGATCACACCGGAGGGAATGCCAACTTTCAAGAACAAGGCGCTTTAATTCTAGCTCATGATAATGTTAGAAAAAGATTGGCATCAGATGAAAAGAATACAGACGGTAAAGGTTTACCAATAATAACTTTTAATAGTGATGTAACGCTGCATTTAAATAATAACGACATTTTGATCACGCATGTTCATAATGCGCATACAGATAGCGATGCATTGGTATACTTCCCAACATCTAATGTGTTGCATACCGGAGATACTTTTTTTAATGGATCTTTTCCATTTATAGATCTAAAAAGTGGTGGAAGTATTGATGGAGATATTGCTGCAGCAGAAATGGGATTAAAACTAATTAATAAGCAGACTAAGATCATTCCGGGGCATGGCGATTTGGCAACTTATGAAGATTACTCAAAGAATTTAACTATGCTAAAAGGCCTAAGAGAAAATGTTCAAAAGGCTATAGATTCTGGGAAAGATAAAGATGCAATTATAAAAGATGAAAGCTTAACGAGTGCGTTTTATTCAGATGAAGAGGTAAAAGACGGATTTATAAACGGCCCAAAAATAAGAGAAACAATTTATATGAGTCTTTCTGAACCTAAAAGTGAAGATGAAACCGAATCTAGAAAATAG